The region CTCGAGTGACGCTAAAATAGATAATGCTGTCAAGGATATAAACAATACGACTAACGGCGTGCGGCAGGGGCAAAACGCTGGAATATTACAGATAACGGAACCAGTGAAAGAAGAAGCAACAAGTACAGAGAGTGCCAAAGTGGCTCCCTCGCCGGTGAAATTTCCCTCGTCACCTTATATTCAAGCGCCGCCCCTGCAAGACGTTTCTACAGGATTGCGTGTTGCTCAGCAGTCTTGCAGTCGTGATAACGAGCTCTCCATTTTAGAAGTCAGTTGTGTATCGCAGAGTATCGAGAAAGAAGCAACTGCCGACATACAAACGCGTCAGGAACTCTCCATCGCTTGCAGTTCCGCAACTGAAAGCTCCTCTTCTTCAAGGACCGCATCTGTCTCGCAACCACCTGCTGCAACGTCTGACAGTGATAGTGTCGAAGTAGAAAGTAATAGAGCGCAGACGGCAGAGCAGACGCGAGCTTCAGTCAGTGAAGACGGCGCAGAAACTCCGTGCAGCCCGACATCCTCCTCGGACGTCCCCGGGGAGGAACGTGGTCACGAGGCCGTCCGTGGCGATTCCGATGCAGAAGATGTTGACAGTGCCAATGATAAGCAGTTAGTAACAAATACGTACAGTAGTGACGAGACGAAGGCGCGGACGGTCACGCCTCCGGCCTTGCAACGTGACAGGTCCGCGGGGAGTATCGGCGGCGGCAGGGGAAGGACACCGAGCAGAGAGGAGAGCGTGGGCGCGGAGCCAAGTGCGTCTGCAGTGGGTCGTGGCCCGGGGATCAGCGAGCGGGCGGCGCTCATCCGGCAACAGGTGTGCGTTCGGCCGCGTTCGCGAACGACTCATTTCCCGCTGGATATCGTGTGCGGTACCAAGCTGCAGTACCAGCAAGCGCGTACCAAGTTGGACCCTCCGGACCGAGTGGCACGGCAGAGGAACTCTTCGCTGGGCCACGTTCAGCCCCTCGTGGTCGACCGCGACGCCACGGCCCGCTCCAAATCGGCGTCGCGGATAGGCTCGGGGAGCTCGGAGGCCGTTTCGGATTGCCTACGCGCCTCGCAGGAGGACGGCGCCGGGCAGGAGCCACGCGGGGCGCCCCATACGGCGGTGAGGTCTGAGTCCTGCTCGCGAACGGAGCGCGCATTGCCGCCCATTCCGCGACCCTTCATCGCACCCTTGGATGCCGCtctcaaaaacaaaatcaaaatgacGATCGATTCGTGTGGAGATTCGAGTTCGGGGAGCGAGTCGGCGGCCGGGGCTGCGCCTCACGTTCGTGGCGAGCCGCACTTCTCGGCCGTTGACTGTCGTGACTCAGGAAATGAAAGTTCTGTGCCACTTATGAGGGAAATTGTATCTCAAAATAGGAAAGCCGAGTCGCAGCCTACGGAGAACAGTGTGGTCTGTGATGTGAAAAGTGTCAACGAGGAAAATAATGGACCGCCAGCTTGTCAAAATGGAGTCGTCGAAAGCAAGAGTGAAACGTATAACCGTGGGATTGATATTATTGTATCCGGACCCGAACGCCATGAAAATGAAAAGGTCGTCGCCAAGGACGTTAATGAAGTGATAACACTAGTATTGAAAGATGAGAATAACGTAACAAATACCAAAAATACCAGTGACGTCATGGCTCCACCTGTTTCGAGTAGCCAGGCATTAGTTATTGATGAGCCACGTGGGGTAGGACCACAGGTAGGTGTTAGCGGTCGAAGTGATTCAGGAGCAGTTATTAGTAATCAAAATGAAACCCAGCCACAACGCATAGCTAAAGGTATGACTATTATAATGCTGCCGGCGGTCAGGGATCATACCGATGCCCCAGCTGCCAAGGGAGAGACTGATGCTACGTTAAAAAGGGATTCTAGAGTCGATACTGATGTCACATTACCGATTAGCGGTAAGGGTGGAAGTGATGTCACGCAGGAAACAGCTGTTAAAGACCAAACTAGTGCTATGATGACATATGTTAGAGATCAGGCTGATGTCACGCAaccaacaaatgataaaaaacactCTGATAAGGTGCTTCCAACATCAGTAGAAGAAATCAAAGTTTCTGCAGACGTTACAGCAGTCCCCAACATCAAGGATTCTAGTGATGTGGCATCTACGACCGGGCCCTCAGCGAAGGAACCCCTTGTGAAGGACGGGGCATCGACACCTGCGACGGGGCCCTCTTCGAGAGAGCCACACATCACCCCCCGACGATCGCAGGGACGGATGCCTACCCCGGTGTGCCTTCCTCCTTCTCGGGCGAGCGGTGGCTCTGGCTTCGGGCCGGAGTCGTGGCTGAATGCGATCCCCCTCAAGTACGGCCGCGAGAGCGAGAGGCCCGCCGAGAAGACCAATAGCCAGAGTGTCGAGGGGAAAACCGTGAAGAGTGGAAAGGATAATCTCTCCGAAGGCACTGTTGTTTCAGGCGGGAATGCATCCGCGGGGAAGAATGAGCTGTTCATCGAAGAAGGCCGCGTGGACGGCGGGAGCGAAGGCAAAGAAGCTGGGGTTACCGCGACGGGGAGTTTACCTCGAAGGCGCGCGAGAGATTCGCTTCTGCTTAGTAATCAAACAAATATTCTCTTCATTGACGAGTCCTCCTCAGACCTGTGTGATCAAGAAGTAACGTCAATGCCAGACATCAAATGCGAGGACAGAAGCGATGTCGACGTCGAGGAGAGCGCCTCTACCCCTCCTGCGTCGCCCCCCGAACCACCTCGTCCCCCGCCGCCCCCTGCTGAGTTGCTGCAGCCGGACGTTTGCATGACAGGCGGAAGCATTGAAGATGGCGACGAAGGTTGCCGGAAGGATATTCGTTCGTCAGTTGCGGATGAGTTTGAGGGATCGGCTTTACCTTCCCACGCAAGACCGGTGGACAAGCCTGCTTCACGAGACGACGAACCGGGTACGTCGCAGAGCGGGGTAAGCGTTGTGGTAACGAGTGTCGAGGAAGTACCTCTGCCCCCTCCcgttcccccgccccctccgccgAGGGAATGTGATCGCCGCTATTCCTTGCTAGGAAGGGAAGGATCGCAGGACGACTACGAACAGGCTCTGGAGGTGGCCACGCCGGATCCTGGCCACGGGTTCAGTCACAGCTGCACCAGCGTTGCCACGGTTGTTCGCGTGGACACCCCGAATCAGCAGCCACCCAGCCGTCCTCCTCCGCCCGAGGACGACGAAGCGGAGGACGTTTTCGTCGATGCCAGCGACGACGTGGCGCTGGTAGTCGCGGATGCTGATGCATCGGATCTTCCGGAGGTCGATCAACACCAGCAGCTCCAGGCCTCCTCTCCCACCCTAATGGAGGTCTCGCCCGCGACCTCGGAGCATTCGGCAGGAGAGGCAGGCTTCGGGAAGGGCGCACTTTCGCACAGCGCATCAGACACACACTCTTCCGGGATGTCGGGCATTTCCTCGGCTGATATGTCGGCGACATCATCTCGCAGCATGACGGGAACGCAGTCAACGAGCTCGTCGGGAGGCATGGCCAAGGCAGTGAGAGCAGACGCGAGGCGCCCTCTTGTCCTGATAAGGAAGCCTGGGAGCGACGCCCCCGAGGACGGCTCTGCTTCGTCCGGCGGCCACATGACCGACCCTGACATGTTGGCCTCCGCGTCGGCTTCGGCTTCGTCGACGGGGTCCGAGGCGTCGTGGACATCGAGCGGCGGCCCAGTGGCCCGACGAGACCTTCTGCCGCTggatgaggacgaggacgaggtgcAGTGGCGCGCCCTGTTGGCCGTGAACGCGCCGGAGAGCGAGGAGGAGCGCACGGGTTACGAGAGCGATGAGGACTTCGACACGATGGACGCCGAAATGCGCCGCCTGGAAGAGAAGCTGCGCAGGTTCGAGAAGGAGCTGGGTAACGTCCCGGATGACTCGTCAGGCGCCAGCGAGACTAAAGTGAAGGGTTCCTCGGGCGGACCCCCGGGCCCCATGCTACGTTCGGAGGACCTCGAGGCTCTCCGGATCTCCCCGCTGCCGAAGGTGTTCCCTGCCGTCTGCAGGGCCAAGACCAAACACCTGAGTCTCATGACCAAGCTCGACCTGCAGCAGTACGGAGAATCGGACAGCGAGTCGGATAGCGAGTCCGATCGGGTCTCCAGCGACTCGGACTCGGCGGACTTCTTGTTCGTCAAGACGAAGATCAAGCTAAAGCCGGGAGACCGAAAGTGCCGCTCTCTCGAACAGAGACGCTCCAAGAATATGAACATTTTGAACGAGGCTCGTGATGCAAAGAAGCGCGACCAGAAGCCCTATGTTTGTGAGGAAGGGCTGGACCTGAGCAACCTGGCCATCCCTCGAGATCTGGCAGAAGACGACTCCTTCAGCGTTGGCTACGAAGACCAAGAGAAATTcgacattcctcctcctcccccaccccctgtcGGGTACATCCAGCAGTTCGGCTCGGATTCCGACGTCGGCAGAGACCCTACACTGCCGAAGGGTCAGGGCGAGTCTTACCCCTCCGAGATGCCCTCCGACGAAATGCTGGACGACGACAGCACCATGTACTACAGCGGCGAGGACCAGGCCCTtctggggtacatttggcaggaggAGGACGGCATGGCAGCGGTCGACTTCGAAGGACTGGAGGACTTCCAGAGCTTCAAAGGTCAGAGCGCCCTCATGTTCATGTTTGAGGACGACCTCGACGACGAAGCAGAGGCCGGGGAACATATGGACAATGGCGACGTGATGGAGTACGAGCTGAAGCAGCCCGTGGTCGAGCCACAAGCATGCGACAACGCCCTGCCGGCGGAGCCTCCAGGCGGCGCCCCTCCGCGGACTCGCCGGGGTTCTCAGAAGGGCTCAGACCGAACGTTTGTTTCTGCATTTAAAAACAGCTTAAAGAAAGCTAGCAAGTATCTGGGACCAAAACTAGAGAGTTATCAGAAGAAGGAGGCCACCCACGACGTCGCACCTCAGCCAACAGACTGGTCGGcgaatattaataacagcaataataataatgtaacagccaataacaacaataataacgacaacaacagcaacaacaacatcgacaacaataatgccaacaacaacaacagtgatattgGTTTGATAGATGAGACAAGTCTACCGCCGACGTATTTCACCCGACGCTATTCGGGCGGGCTGGGCGAGGGCACCGCGGGGGTATACAACGTGCAGAGTGGGCGCGTGGCTCCGGCCTCGGCTCTCGCGCACCCGAGTGATAGCGAAGTCCCTGACCGCCACTCTTGCAGCTCGGGGGAGTACTACGCCGCGCCCGCCCTCTGCGTCAATACCTCCGATGAAGATCCCCCCGCTCCTCCGAGGCGCCCTCAGGAAGCTCTCAGCCAGCCCCCGGCGCCTCCCCCGAGATGGGTGCAGCGAAGGTCCTATGTTGCCAAGGAC is a window of Penaeus monodon isolate SGIC_2016 chromosome 36, NSTDA_Pmon_1, whole genome shotgun sequence DNA encoding:
- the LOC119595820 gene encoding LOW QUALITY PROTEIN: uncharacterized protein LOC119595820 (The sequence of the model RefSeq protein was modified relative to this genomic sequence to represent the inferred CDS: deleted 1 base in 1 codon) translates to MPRMLLPPSYGRGGSESVSFECDVKEREDPAPASSGERKPLATFVNTCPNPQRRGEGAACERCGDGGVGACSPECVIRGTCGIGNEVCGGPPAVARHAGGGEVAVGGGRVPTYQSDLVHARPVRVLEEGEYTGGEWCVLPLTEGARGAHVRGSEGPASKRETPASGEGRARRERTSVLVDGCDLARRPHGNECQVLQQTGTGGGCAGSRSHDTVGEAHALRYPGAVIGSVLVSVGEILWEYPVLGSDDEAACDHEEGDGDQWLLVLSDQDLEAAFNSDGELVTMSSDNESLVGSRPPHTSTASQNPDINKCQSSIYGFKIAKNENVKVKKLLPIFTSSRSSSSQNITNSVTFRVKGDSTWQTSRANRNSDVCDMQMYRGYGEGGLPDLAQEAEGGGGVGGGGGSYIKLCGVSLGSRPASPDPYPLFRSATLPRKMPQTRYSSVPPGPPSRALSPLLSPVTSQTFEFPSAPGIPPESPSGQGSSAGVRQDELTPRNGHSENAPSTPGGTGVTTTGHSRQQTQISAPNGPCNIIEIKSLEEESETECVKEGDSMSSTSGAYDNSSGQSLPHFPGVPQDTPDKQDICTVTSKVPCDGDAKITEPLSGSSVGGTVGPASGGPVAPGSDLDVTCGTTTCPQPKLAGKATPSIEHKQPLSSASQSAIAQNDIRLRKMRTSGHCENDLPQGTAVSPEEVTTADGNAVSVAPLPRLQEGDTKQSVDEKLLSNEAAERPAASHGRGLANTCLRIVEPIVPLPSDFPAKVPPPSPSLGLTSATSSGEKAEPETTVIAADSRSQERSQKGGDVIASGLPPPETLSKKPAATSASGSLFVASSDVANVSAESRLNESKQETAGQDSHYTSTTADRRIALQEHVHVNEDDIMDVPCAAKESHSSDAKIDNAVKDINNTTNGVRQGQNAGILQITEPVKEEATSTESAKVAPSPVKFPSSPYIQAPPLQDVSTGLRVAQQSCSRDNELSILEVSCVSQSIEKEATADIQTRQELSIACSSATESSSSSRTASVSQPPAATSDSDSVEVESNRAQTAEQTRASVSEDGAETPCSPTSSSDVPGEERGHEAVRGDSDAEDVDSANDKQLVTNTYSSDETKARTVTPPALQRDRSAGSIGGGRGRTPSREESVGAEPSASAVGRGPGISERAALIRQQVCVRPRSRTTHFPLDIVCGTKLQYQQARTKLDPPDRVARQRNSSLGHVQPLVVDRDATARSKSASRIGSGSSEAVSDCLRASQEDGAGQEPRGAPHTAVRSESCSRTERALPPIPRPFIAPLDAALKNKIKMTIDSCGDSSSGSESAAGAAPHVRGEPHFSAVDCRDSGNESSVPLMREIVSQNRKAESQPTENSVVCDVKSVNEENNGPPACQNGVVESKSETYNRGIDIIVSGPERHENEKVVAKDVNEVITLVLKDENNVTNTKNTSDVMAPPVSSSQALVIDEPRGVGPQVGVSGRSDSGAVISNQNETQPQRIAKGMTIIMLPAVRDHTDAPAAKGETDATLKRDSRVDTDVTLPISGKGGSDVTQETAVKDQTSAMMTYVRDQADVTQPTNDKKHSDKVLPTSVEEIKVSADVTAVPNIKDSSDVASTTGPSAKEPLVKDGASTPATGPSSREPHITPRRSQGRMPTPVCLPPSRASGGSGFGPESWLNAIPLKYGRESERPAEKTNSQSVEGKTVKSGKDNLSEGTVVSGGNASAGKNELFIEEGRVDGGSEGKEAGVTATGSLPRRRARDSLLLSNQTNILFIDESSSDLCDQEVTSMPDIKCEDRSDVDVEESASTPPASPPEPPRPPPPPAELLQPDVCMTGGSIEDGDEGCRKDIRSSVADEFEGSALPSHARPVDKPASRDDEPGTSQSGVSVVVTSVEEVPLPPPVPPPPPPRECDRRYSLLGREGSQDDYEQALEVATPDPGHGFSHSCTSVATVVRVDTPNQQPPSRPPPPEDDEAEDVFVDASDDVALVVADADASDLPEVDQHQQLQASSPTLMEVSPATSEHSAGEAGFGKGALSHSASDTHSSGMSGISSADMSATSSRSMTGTQSTSSSGGMAKAVRADARRPLVLIRKPGSDAPEDGSASSGGHMTDPDMLASASASASSTGSEASWTSSGGPVARRDLLPLDEDEDEVQWRALLAVNAPESEEERTGYESDEDFDTMDAEMRRLEEKLRRFEKELGNVPDDSSGASETKVKGSSGGPPGPMLRSEDLEALRISPLPKVFPAVCRAKTKHLSLMTKLDLQQYGESDSESDSESDRVSSDSDSADFLFVKTKIKLKPGDRKCRSLEQRRSKNMNILNEARDAKKRDQKPYVCEEGLDLSNLAIPRDLAEDDSFSVGYEDQEKFDIPPPPPPPVGYIQQFGSDSDVGRDPTLPKGQGESYPSEMPSDEMLDDDSTMYYSGEDQALLGYIWQEEDGMAAVDFEGLEDFQSFKGQSALMFMFEDDLDDEAEAGEHMDNGDVMEYELKQPVVEPQACDNALPAEPPGGAPPRTRRGSQKGSDRTFVSAFKNSLKKASKYLGPKLESYQKKEATHDVAPQPTDWSANINNSNNNNVTANNNNNNDNNSNNNIDNNNANNNNSDIGLIDETSLPPTYFTRRYSGGLGEGTAGVYNVQSGRVAPASALAHPSDSEVPDRHSCSSGEYYAAPALCVNTSDEDPPAPPRRPQEALSQPPAPPPRWVQRRSYVAKDVDSDALMRRLSQTSQTSQEGCWFSTLPPPNTAPHPSFQAPMGTFLPSHQVPPLLLPLSSQPLAPTAVTAPAQISGFQEEMQFYLVGTPNANVDGAEPEVRRRSRGTAELEEVRQMELPVSPSHADSCPPPVTWAPAYYDKFSKMDNFPGMAPAFCPNHGNPDAVVDLPPGSGPPLSPTHRPTSVKQLKRKQQEKALRQEAEEGIEGCTFCMGVPLMRSRPPEDSSHWRQSSPHPRAITDRRSWPPRVSCVAPLTRWSLPFLPRSVSPQPPSTATSGQPCLFLPGNVATHTDSPRSHPLPADPPSCVQPLCPASVCCAPDRLFLGSSDSLISVSDVLLTESSAYGSPNLSSSDYDSDPYWTPITRPVHFPNTPKTDVLAPVTPSSQLVSVTPPSMFPCLAPEPWTCPVETSFQSCPSQNLFWTPTLYPQPFGTKETEHNAQYWSPETDTTFNPGHEVQPTSLTTEFWTPQLDTLSSDHHRHCGPTLHGSGCCPCVNQLVEGSTSLPQHHPEMIQECQR